In the genome of Chiroxiphia lanceolata isolate bChiLan1 chromosome 17, bChiLan1.pri, whole genome shotgun sequence, one region contains:
- the GGT7 gene encoding glutathione hydrolase 7 isoform X1: MAVPAAAEAVPGRQRALAAGSPVDYMSITSFPRLPEEEPGGAAESSLRARKEEDAFLGEQDTDPDSFLKSARLQRLPSSSSEMGSQDVSPLQETSKDPFSGDCSCRQDGLTVIITACLTFATGVTVALIMQIYFGDPQLFHRGAVVTDAAPCTALGTEVLGRQGSSVDAAIASALCAGIVNPHTSGLGGGGVMLVHDIRKNRSWVIDFREVAPLGIPLEGDLQQDTKPGLLVGVPGMIQGMHQAHQLHGRLPWSELLDLAAGVAQNGFNVTHDLAKALSELKDLNYSDRFRELFLPDGQPLLPGTFVRRMDLAAVLELMGAEGVSAFYSGNLTQEMISEVNNYGGVLVEEDFSNYSVTVEDPIHTVYRGHLVFSPPPPHAGPALITALNILEGFNITSKGSRGNNLHWIAETLKIALSLASNLGDPSGDMSIAHTAEGMVSKSEANSLRQLINDSQSFPSDLHIPHFSVESGPAASQVLVMGPDDFIVTVVSSLNRPFGSGIITPSGILLNSQMLDFSWQNKTMNHSISRPQNLIQPRKRPLSFLLPTIVRPSEGMCGTYLCLGANNGERALSSIVQVLVNVLTFHKNLSESLSLGRLHPQLQSNTLQVDSEFPEEDIEFLVARGHQVDKVPVVSLVHGARRTNSFIIGLKDPRSADAAGATIL, from the exons ATGGCGGtgccggcggcggcggaggcggTACCGGGCCGGCAGCGGGCCTTGGCCGCCGGCTCGCCCGTGGACTACATGAGCATCACCAGCTTCCCGCGGCTGCCCGAGGAGGAGCCGGGCGGCGCGGCCGAGAGCAGCCTCCGCGCCCGCAAGGAGGAGGACGCGTTCCTGGGCGAGCAGGACACGG ACCCAGACTCCTTCCTGAAGTCTGCGCGTCTCCAGCGCCTGCCCTCATCCTCCTCGGAGATGGGAAGCCAGGACGTGTCCCCTCTCCAGGAGACCAGCAAGGACCCTTTCTCTGGAGACTGCAGCTGCCGGCAGGATGGGCTGACTGTCATCATCACTGCCTGCCTGACCTTCGCCACGGGCGTCACGGTGGCCCTCATCATGCAGATCTATTTTGGGGACCCTCAG CTCTTCCACCGCGGCGCCGTGGTGACGGACGCGGCGCCCTGCACGGCACTGGGCACGGAggtgctgggcaggcagggctccTCGGTGGACGCAGCCATCGCCTCAGCCCTCTGCGCAGGCATCGTCAACCCCCACACCTCAGGGCTTGGAGG GGGTGGGGTGATGCTGGTCCACGACATCCGGAAGAACAGGAGCTGGGTGATTGACTTCCGTGAGGTGGCTCCCCTGGGCATCCCTTTGGAAGGGGACCTGCAGCAGGACACCAAG CCAGGTCTGCTCGTGGGGGTGCCAGGCATGATACAAGGGATGCACCAGGCACATCAGTTACATGGCAG ACTCCCGTGGTCCGAGCTGCTGGACCTCGCAGCTGGTGTTGCCCAGAACGGCTTTAATGTCACACATGATTTGG CCAAAGCCCTGAGTGAACTGAAGGACCTGAACTACTCTGACCGATTCCGGGAGCTGTTCCTGCCAGATGggcagcccctcctgcctggcacatTTGTCCGGCGCATGGATCTCGCAGCCGTCCTGGAGCTGATGGGGGCAGAAGGGGTGTCAGCCTTCTACAGTGGAAACTTGACCCAGGAGATGATCTCTGAG GTCAACAACTATGGTGGAGTCTTGGTGGAGGAAGACTTCAGCAATTACAGTGTCACAGTGGAGGATCCCATCCACACAGTGTATCGAG GTCACCTTGTTTTCAGCCCCCCACCTCCACATGCAGGTCCTGCACTGATCACAGCACTGAACATCCTCGAGGGCTTTAACATCACAAGTAAAGGATCCAGGGGGAATAACTTGCACTGGATAGCAGAG acGTTAAAAATAGCCCTGAGTCTAGCAAGCAACCTGGGAGACCCGTCTGGTGACATGTCCATCGCTCACACAGCAGAAGGGATGGTGAG TAAATCAGAAGCTAATTCCCTACGCCAGCTGATTAATGACTCCCAGTCCTTCCCATCTGATCTCCACATCCCTCACTTCTCCGTGGAGAGCggccctgctgccagccaggtCCTTGTCATGGGGCCCGACGACTTCATCGTCACAGTTGTGAG ttctttgaatCGTCCCTTTGGCAGTGGAATCATAACACCCTCTGGAATCCTCCTCAACAGCCAGATGTTGGACTTCTcctggcaaaacaaaacaatgaacCACTCCATTTCCAGGCCG CAAAATCTCATTCAGCCTCGGAAACGGCCCctgtccttcctgctgcccaccATTGTGAGGCCTTCTGAGGGCATGTGTGGGACGTACCTGTGTCTGGGGGCCAACAACGGGGAGAGAGCCTTGAGCAGCATCGTCCAG GTTTTGGTAAATGTTTTAACATTTCACAAGAATCTGAGTGAAAGTTTGTCACTTGGTCGACTTCACCCACAGCTTCAGTCCAACACCTTGCAGGTCGACA GTGAGTTTCCTGAAGAAGATATAGAATTTCTTGTAGCCAGGGGCCACCAGGTGGATAAAGTCCCAGTGGTCTCCCTAGTTCACGGAGCCAGGAGAACCAACAGTTTCATCATTGGCCTGAAGGACCCCAGGAgtgcagatgctgctggagcCACAATATTGTAG
- the GGT7 gene encoding glutathione hydrolase 7 isoform X2 — protein MEQNSGDPDSFLKSARLQRLPSSSSEMGSQDVSPLQETSKDPFSGDCSCRQDGLTVIITACLTFATGVTVALIMQIYFGDPQLFHRGAVVTDAAPCTALGTEVLGRQGSSVDAAIASALCAGIVNPHTSGLGGGGVMLVHDIRKNRSWVIDFREVAPLGIPLEGDLQQDTKPGLLVGVPGMIQGMHQAHQLHGRLPWSELLDLAAGVAQNGFNVTHDLAKALSELKDLNYSDRFRELFLPDGQPLLPGTFVRRMDLAAVLELMGAEGVSAFYSGNLTQEMISEVNNYGGVLVEEDFSNYSVTVEDPIHTVYRGHLVFSPPPPHAGPALITALNILEGFNITSKGSRGNNLHWIAETLKIALSLASNLGDPSGDMSIAHTAEGMVSKSEANSLRQLINDSQSFPSDLHIPHFSVESGPAASQVLVMGPDDFIVTVVSSLNRPFGSGIITPSGILLNSQMLDFSWQNKTMNHSISRPQNLIQPRKRPLSFLLPTIVRPSEGMCGTYLCLGANNGERALSSIVQVLVNVLTFHKNLSESLSLGRLHPQLQSNTLQVDSEFPEEDIEFLVARGHQVDKVPVVSLVHGARRTNSFIIGLKDPRSADAAGATIL, from the exons ATGGAGCAAAATTCAGGCG ACCCAGACTCCTTCCTGAAGTCTGCGCGTCTCCAGCGCCTGCCCTCATCCTCCTCGGAGATGGGAAGCCAGGACGTGTCCCCTCTCCAGGAGACCAGCAAGGACCCTTTCTCTGGAGACTGCAGCTGCCGGCAGGATGGGCTGACTGTCATCATCACTGCCTGCCTGACCTTCGCCACGGGCGTCACGGTGGCCCTCATCATGCAGATCTATTTTGGGGACCCTCAG CTCTTCCACCGCGGCGCCGTGGTGACGGACGCGGCGCCCTGCACGGCACTGGGCACGGAggtgctgggcaggcagggctccTCGGTGGACGCAGCCATCGCCTCAGCCCTCTGCGCAGGCATCGTCAACCCCCACACCTCAGGGCTTGGAGG GGGTGGGGTGATGCTGGTCCACGACATCCGGAAGAACAGGAGCTGGGTGATTGACTTCCGTGAGGTGGCTCCCCTGGGCATCCCTTTGGAAGGGGACCTGCAGCAGGACACCAAG CCAGGTCTGCTCGTGGGGGTGCCAGGCATGATACAAGGGATGCACCAGGCACATCAGTTACATGGCAG ACTCCCGTGGTCCGAGCTGCTGGACCTCGCAGCTGGTGTTGCCCAGAACGGCTTTAATGTCACACATGATTTGG CCAAAGCCCTGAGTGAACTGAAGGACCTGAACTACTCTGACCGATTCCGGGAGCTGTTCCTGCCAGATGggcagcccctcctgcctggcacatTTGTCCGGCGCATGGATCTCGCAGCCGTCCTGGAGCTGATGGGGGCAGAAGGGGTGTCAGCCTTCTACAGTGGAAACTTGACCCAGGAGATGATCTCTGAG GTCAACAACTATGGTGGAGTCTTGGTGGAGGAAGACTTCAGCAATTACAGTGTCACAGTGGAGGATCCCATCCACACAGTGTATCGAG GTCACCTTGTTTTCAGCCCCCCACCTCCACATGCAGGTCCTGCACTGATCACAGCACTGAACATCCTCGAGGGCTTTAACATCACAAGTAAAGGATCCAGGGGGAATAACTTGCACTGGATAGCAGAG acGTTAAAAATAGCCCTGAGTCTAGCAAGCAACCTGGGAGACCCGTCTGGTGACATGTCCATCGCTCACACAGCAGAAGGGATGGTGAG TAAATCAGAAGCTAATTCCCTACGCCAGCTGATTAATGACTCCCAGTCCTTCCCATCTGATCTCCACATCCCTCACTTCTCCGTGGAGAGCggccctgctgccagccaggtCCTTGTCATGGGGCCCGACGACTTCATCGTCACAGTTGTGAG ttctttgaatCGTCCCTTTGGCAGTGGAATCATAACACCCTCTGGAATCCTCCTCAACAGCCAGATGTTGGACTTCTcctggcaaaacaaaacaatgaacCACTCCATTTCCAGGCCG CAAAATCTCATTCAGCCTCGGAAACGGCCCctgtccttcctgctgcccaccATTGTGAGGCCTTCTGAGGGCATGTGTGGGACGTACCTGTGTCTGGGGGCCAACAACGGGGAGAGAGCCTTGAGCAGCATCGTCCAG GTTTTGGTAAATGTTTTAACATTTCACAAGAATCTGAGTGAAAGTTTGTCACTTGGTCGACTTCACCCACAGCTTCAGTCCAACACCTTGCAGGTCGACA GTGAGTTTCCTGAAGAAGATATAGAATTTCTTGTAGCCAGGGGCCACCAGGTGGATAAAGTCCCAGTGGTCTCCCTAGTTCACGGAGCCAGGAGAACCAACAGTTTCATCATTGGCCTGAAGGACCCCAGGAgtgcagatgctgctggagcCACAATATTGTAG